A genomic region of Papaver somniferum cultivar HN1 chromosome 7, ASM357369v1, whole genome shotgun sequence contains the following coding sequences:
- the LOC113295643 gene encoding uncharacterized protein LOC113295643: protein MSGSRESSYESISRRRNTADKLVDVCVDTKEKQNEKDTSDGKTTTDDEISASPSVNPAEVELGISIHEYPTVGLSFDLLLNNSCRDHQNMGGFIVSKCYAAMYTKICKIYGHIATTEVWKNDPQTLVIAVAGLLPVIEEMEKKNLRDVSNKELYR from the exons ATGTCTGGTAGTAGAGAATCATCCTATGAATCTATTTCCAGGCGCAGAAACACAGCTGATAAATTG GTTGATGTCTGCGTTGACACTAAGGAGAAGCAGAATGAGAAAGATACTAGTGATGGCAAAACGACGACTGATGATGAGATCTCCGCCAGTCCGTCAGTCAACCCTGCTGAGGTTGAACTGGGAATCTCTATCCATGAATATCCAACTGTTGGACTTTCTTTCGATCTTCTCCTGAATAACTCATGTCGTGACCACCAGAATATGGGTGGGTTTATCGTGTCTAAGTGTTATGCCGCTATGTATACCAAGATCTGCAAGATATACGGTCACATCGCTACCACCGAGGTATGGAAGAACGATCCACAAACACTTGTTATTGCTGTAGCTGGATTGCTACCCGTGattgaagagatggagaagaagaatcttCGTGATGTCAGCAACAAGGAACTGTATCGGTAG